The Pan troglodytes isolate AG18354 chromosome 7, NHGRI_mPanTro3-v2.0_pri, whole genome shotgun sequence genome has a window encoding:
- the GPR20 gene encoding G-protein coupled receptor 20 produces the protein MPSVSPAGPSAGAVPNATAVTTVRTNASGLEVPLFHLFARLDEELHGAFPGLWLALMAVHGAIFLAGLVLNGLALYVFCCRTRAKTPSVIYTINLVVTDLLVGLSLPTRFAVYYGARGCLHCAFPHVLGYFLNMHCSILFLTCICVDRYLAIVRPEGSRRCRQPACARAVCAFVWLAAGAVTLSVLGVTGSRPCCRVFALTVLEFLLPLLVISVFTGRIMCALSRPGLLRQGRQRRVRAMQLLLTVLIIFLVCFTPFHARQVAVALWPDMPHHTSLVVYHVAVTLSSLNSCMDPIVYCFVTSGFQATVRGLFGQHGEREPSSGDVVSMHRSSKGSGRHHILSAGPHALTQALANGPEA, from the coding sequence ATGCCCTCTGTGTCTCCAGCGGGGCCCTCGGCCGGGGCAGTCCCCAATGCCACCGCAGTGACAACAGTGCGGACCAATGCCAGCGGGCTGGAGGTGCCCCTGTTCCACCTGTTTGCCCGGCTGGACGAGGAGCTGCATGGCGCCTTCCCAGGCCTGTGGCTGGCGCTGATGGCGGTGCACGGAGCCATCTTCCTGGCGGGGCTGGTGCTCAACGGGCTGGCGCTGTACGTCTTCTGCTGCCGCACCCGGGCCAAGACACCCTCAGTCATCTACACCATCAACCTGGTGGTGACCGATCTACTGGTAGGGCTGTCCCTGCCCACGCGCTTCGCTGTGTACTACGGCGCCAGGGGCTGCCTGCACTGCGCCTTCCCGCACGTCCTCGGTTACTTCCTCAACATGCACTGCTCCATCCTCTTCCTCACCTGCATCTGCGTGGACCGCTACCTGGCCATCGTACGGCCCGAAGGCTCCCGCCGCTGCCGCCAGCCTGCCTGTGCCAGGGCCGTGTGCGCCTTCGTGTGGCTGGCCGCCGGTGCCGTCACCCTGTCGGTGCTGGGCGTGACAGGCAGCCGGCCCTGCTGCCGTGTCTTTGCGCTGACTGTCCTGGAGTTCCTGCTGCCTCTGCTGGTCATCAGCGTGTTTACCGGCCGCATCATGTGTGCACTGTCGCGGCCGGGTCTGCTCCGCCAGGGTCGCCAGCGCCGCGTGCGGGCCATGCAGCTCCTGCTCACGGTGCTCATCATCTTTCTCGTCTGCTTCACGCCCTTCCATGCCCGCCAAGTGGCCGTGGCGCTGTGGCCCGACATGCCACACCACACGAGCCTCGTGGTCTACCACGTGGCCGTGACCCTCAGCAGCCTCAACAGCTGCATGGACCCCATCGTCTACTGCTTCGTCACCAGTGGCTTCCAGGCCACCGTCCGAGGCCTCTTCGGCCAGCACGGAGAGCGTGAGCCCAGCAGTGGTGACGTGGTCAGCATGCACAGGAGCTCCAAGGGCTCAGGCCGTCATCACATCCTCAGTGCCGGCCCTCACGCCCTCACCCAGGCCCTGGCTAATGGGCCTGAGGCTTAG